A stretch of DNA from Bacteroidota bacterium:
CAGGCGCGTGACAACGCACTGTCAAAAGCGCGATTTGAATTCCGCTGGGATGACCAGTTTAATCTGAGCCTGGATCCGGAGAAGGCGCGCTCTTACCACGATGAGACACTGCCAAAAGAATCTGCTAAAGTGGCGCATTTCTGCTCCATGTGCGGCCCAAAATTCTGCTCGATGAAAATCACGCAGGACGTGCGGGACTACGCCAAAGCACAGGGCATGGATGTGGGAGATGGTGTGCTCGATCAGGGCATGCAAGAGAAAGCAGAGGAATTTCGGACTTCAGGTGGAGAAATTTATCGCAAAGCCTGATATGAAGCGCTAGAACAGATATATTAAATCCTCTTCCTCACAAAGGAAGGGGATTTTCTTTTTAAGTCAGATTTCGGCTTTATCAACAAGCCGGCACACACCCATCAATCTATGCCCCTGGTAAACCTGAACCCGACCGTATCCCGTTTGAAGGCACCCATATTGCGCCAATTGTTTTCACGTTGTTTGATGTTATTGTGCATCGGTAGCCTTATGAGCACTTCTGTGCTTTTTGCGCAGGACAAAGACGAAGAAAAAGACCTGCTTGGCCAGGCCATCCGTGGACTCAAGTTCAGGCACATCGGGCCGGCTGCCATTTCTGGCCGTATCTCCGATATCGCCATTCACCCGGACCATCCCGATACCTGGTACCTCGCGACGGCTTCTGGTGGCGTATGGAAAACTGTAAACGCCGGCACAACCTTCGATCCGATTGCAGACGGCCTCGGCTCCTACTCGTTTGGCGCCATTGCCATCGATCCGCACAACCCAAACGTGGTGTGGCTCGGCTCGGGAGAGAACAACCCGCAGCGGAGCGTGGCTTTTGGGGACGGGGTGTACAAGTCGTTGGATGGTGGTAAAACCTGGAAAAATGTTGGTCTGAAAGATTCAGAGCACATCGCTCGGATTCTGATCGACCCGCGTGATACAGATGTGGTGTACGTGGCATCGCAGGGTCCGCTCTGGAATGCCGGCGGTGACCGTGGCCTGTTCAAAACAACCGATGGTGGCGAGACCTGGACGCAGCTGATTGATGAGGTGCACCAGTGGTCGGGTGTTGCTGATGCGGTGATGGACCCGAGCAATCCCGACGTGCTGATTGCCGCCACCTGGGAGCGGGCACGCCGGCAGTGGAGCCTGATTGCCAGTGGCGATGATGCGGCGGTGTACCGTTCTGAAGATGGCGGCGAGAACTGGAGCAAAGTGAAAGGCATGCCCGGTGGCAAACTCGGACGCGTTGGTCTTACGATTTCGCCGGCTGATCCGAACGTGGTATACGCCATTGCCGAAGCTACAGGTGGCGGTGGCTTTTACCGCTCGACGAACAACGGCATCAACTTCTCAAAAATGAGTGGCCGCACCACAAGCAGCAACTACTACCAGGAGTTGTTTGCCGACCCGGTTGACGTTGACAAGGTGTACTCGGTAAGCACTTACACAGGCGTAACCACAGACGGCGGCAAAACATGGACAAACCTGAGTCTCGACAGCCGGCACGTAGATGATCACGTGGTCTGGGTAGACCCGGAAAACACCAAACACATGCTGATTGGCGGTGACGGCGGCCTGTATGAAACGTGGGACGACGGCAAAACCTGGGCCTGGTCGCAGAACCTCCCGCTGGCGCAGTTTTACCGCGTCGCCGTGGATAGCACAAAGCCATTCTACCGCATCTACGGCGGTACGCAAGACAACAGTACCATGGGTGGGCCTTCACGCACCACAACCCGATTGGGTGCAGACACAGGTGATTGGTTTCTCACGTTGGGGGGTGATGGGTTTATCACGCGCATCGACCCGTACAACCAGAACATTGTGTACTCGGAGTATCAGTACGCCGGCCTCACGCGGGTAAACCTCGAAACAGGTGAGCGGGTGAATATCCAGCCCTTGCCAGAGCCGGGTGAACCTGCCCTGCGCTGGAACTGGGACACGCCGCTGCAAATCAGTCCGCACGAACCTGCGCGGCTTTATGTAGCAGCGCAGCGCGTGTACCGGAGCGACGACCGTGGCAGCAGCTGGCGGCCTATCAGCGATGACCTGACGGCCCAGATTGATCGCAACACCCTGGACTTGATGGGACGCGTGCGCAGCGTCGACGCGGTCGCCAAAAACCGCTCTACATCTACCTGGAACAGCATCGTGTCCATGAATGAGTCTGCGCTAAAAGAAGGACTCATCTGGACCGGCTCTGACGATGGCGTGATCCAGGTAACGGAAGACGGTGGCGACAACTGGCGGCGCATCGGTCGCATCAGGGGGGCACCGGATACCTCGTTTGTGGCAGCTGTTGTGCCTTCGCAACATGACGTGAATACGGTTTACGTACTGTTTGATCACCACAAGTCGGGAGACTTCTCACCTTACATTTTTGTAAGCACTGATTTGGGCAGAAGCTGGGAATCCATCTCGGGCGACTTGCCGGAGAAAGGCACGGCTTACTCGTTCCTCGAAGACTACAAAGACCCTGACCTGCTCTACGCCGGCACCGAATACGGCGTCTTCTTCTCGCCCGATCGCGGCGAGAGTTGGAAGCAGTTGAAAAACGGTGTGCCCACCATCAAGGTAGCAGACCTCGCCCTGCAAAAGCAGCACGACGACCTCGTGCTGGGCACCTTTGGCCGCGGCTTTTATGTGTTGGATGATCTGGAGATTTTGCGCAGCCTCAACGACGAGACACTGGAAGCAGAAGCAACGCTGTTACCCGTTACTGATGCGATGTTGTTTGTGCAAACCAATCCCGATCCGGGTTGGCAGGGTGCCAAGTTTTGGACAGCTGACAATCCGCCGGCTGGTGCTTCCATTTTCTATCACATGAAAGAAGGCCTGAAAACACGGGAGGACCGCAGGAAGAAGCGCGAGTCGGAGGCGCAAAAAGCAGATGAAGACTTGTTCTATCCGGCCTGGGATTCGTTGCGTGCTGAAGACAGGGAAGAGGCGCCGCGTGTTGAACTGGTTGTGCGCCACAGCGATGGGCACATTGTGGCGCGTAAAGAAGGCAGGGCCAGTGCCGGCTTGCACCGCGTTGACTGGAATTTGCGGTACCCATCGCTGAGTCCCGTCAATAATGCCAGTAGTTCAGGAGGCAGTGGTCCGTATGTCATGCCGGGTACCTATACCGTATCCATGACCGTGGTGCACGATGGCGAGAAACAGCCCGTTACTGAGACGCAGTCTTTCGAAGTAAAACCGCTCTACGGCGAGTTGACACCGCGGCCTGCTGAAGTTGTCCTGTTCCAAAATCAAACAGCAGAACTGGTCAAAGCTGTATACGGCGCGAGCAGTGCGTTGAATGCTGCCGTCGAGCGCGCGGATAAACTCGAAGCCGCGCTCAAGCGAACAGCCATTGATGTCAGCGCTGAAATGGAAGCACTCAAGTCTTTGAAAATGGAGTTTGTCGAAATGCGCCACGCGATTTCCGGTGACCCGACGCTGCGGAGCCGCAATGAGCCATCGCCGCCTTCGCTGATGAGCCGATTGTCGCGTATCGCCGGCGGCGCATGGTCAGGCTCCGTGCAAGAGGTGACTGGCACGCAGCGCCGGCAGTATGAGATTGTCTCCGAGGCTTTTGAGGGGATCCATACTGAGCTGACAGAGCTCATCGAGCGCGAACTACGACGCATTGAGGCCGCCGCCGAAGCTGCTGGTGCGCCGTGGTCTGGAGGCGCGCTGCAAGACTGGCGGAATTGAGCGGGGCGTAGCACCTTCGCAGACACACCCCGGCCCGGACTGCGTCTGGGCCACCCCTCTCAAGAGGGGATTTTGGGTGTGCGCTAACTTTGGAAAAAGAGTTCTCGAGGACTGGCGCTGTCCTCAACCCCTGTCATTCCGAGCGTAGCCGAGGAATCTGGGAAGGCTGCCTGCTGTGCATTAAAGCTGTGGCTGAGGCGAGGCAGCTGGGTCCCGGGTCAGTCCCTGGGCGTCAAGGAGGGAGTGTTCAAATAGTTGATATTTAATAACCAAGCTTGTTTTGATCAACACGTTTTATGCTATAAAAAGCCACGTCATGCCGATCCGGTATCCAGAGAACGGAATGGGCAACTGAAGCTGATGGTGTCGCTGTATGGATCCCCAATCAAGTTGAGGATGACTGTTCAGTAACGCACTTAAACATATAAAAAACAATAATTTAACTCGTTCGTCCTTGACGCCTATGCAATCAAGTTGAGGATGACGTGGAGGGGAATTGTTGAGCAAAGGGTGTGCTGCAATGCACCATCGCGGACACACCCCTGTGCCGACAAATAATGTCGACACGTTGCCCTCTCAAAGAGGGGATTATAGAATAAGTCCCCTCCACCGGAGGGATGCCCGAAGGCGGGGTGGGTCAGCCAGGGATACAGCTACCAGTTCCACCACCAGCAGTCACGCTATCAATCGACAATCGACAATCGGCAATCGAAAATCAGCTCTCCTCTTCCGCGAGGTACCTGTACACCTGGTATCCAACGGTGGCGGCAATGGCGCCGCTATACGACAGGCCAACAACTGTGGCAATCCGCAGGCCAA
This window harbors:
- a CDS encoding glycosyl hydrolase; its protein translation is MSTSVLFAQDKDEEKDLLGQAIRGLKFRHIGPAAISGRISDIAIHPDHPDTWYLATASGGVWKTVNAGTTFDPIADGLGSYSFGAIAIDPHNPNVVWLGSGENNPQRSVAFGDGVYKSLDGGKTWKNVGLKDSEHIARILIDPRDTDVVYVASQGPLWNAGGDRGLFKTTDGGETWTQLIDEVHQWSGVADAVMDPSNPDVLIAATWERARRQWSLIASGDDAAVYRSEDGGENWSKVKGMPGGKLGRVGLTISPADPNVVYAIAEATGGGGFYRSTNNGINFSKMSGRTTSSNYYQELFADPVDVDKVYSVSTYTGVTTDGGKTWTNLSLDSRHVDDHVVWVDPENTKHMLIGGDGGLYETWDDGKTWAWSQNLPLAQFYRVAVDSTKPFYRIYGGTQDNSTMGGPSRTTTRLGADTGDWFLTLGGDGFITRIDPYNQNIVYSEYQYAGLTRVNLETGERVNIQPLPEPGEPALRWNWDTPLQISPHEPARLYVAAQRVYRSDDRGSSWRPISDDLTAQIDRNTLDLMGRVRSVDAVAKNRSTSTWNSIVSMNESALKEGLIWTGSDDGVIQVTEDGGDNWRRIGRIRGAPDTSFVAAVVPSQHDVNTVYVLFDHHKSGDFSPYIFVSTDLGRSWESISGDLPEKGTAYSFLEDYKDPDLLYAGTEYGVFFSPDRGESWKQLKNGVPTIKVADLALQKQHDDLVLGTFGRGFYVLDDLEILRSLNDETLEAEATLLPVTDAMLFVQTNPDPGWQGAKFWTADNPPAGASIFYHMKEGLKTREDRRKKRESEAQKADEDLFYPAWDSLRAEDREEAPRVELVVRHSDGHIVARKEGRASAGLHRVDWNLRYPSLSPVNNASSSGGSGPYVMPGTYTVSMTVVHDGEKQPVTETQSFEVKPLYGELTPRPAEVVLFQNQTAELVKAVYGASSALNAAVERADKLEAALKRTAIDVSAEMEALKSLKMEFVEMRHAISGDPTLRSRNEPSPPSLMSRLSRIAGGAWSGSVQEVTGTQRRQYEIVSEAFEGIHTELTELIERELRRIEAAAEAAGAPWSGGALQDWRN